Proteins found in one Arachis stenosperma cultivar V10309 chromosome 8, arast.V10309.gnm1.PFL2, whole genome shotgun sequence genomic segment:
- the LOC130945233 gene encoding probable methyltransferase At1g29790: MGSVSLKIGDGTARFQSATVCSSAVNILMIFSVITTNLFALYAFTASNKHHQSQHLLLQHAHKNFSLISEQVQLILNEIDSSQKKLAQMEKQLLGYDTIDLSRPNIAPELKLFLQQHQLPLGKDSKTGITEMVPSVGHSCEKSSDLLSQYMTYKVYGSCQDDWILAQKLILRACEPLPRRRCFAKVVSKVGLYPFPDSLWKPVANKTVNWSGLSCKNFQCLNGKKLNRECIGCFDLLNGYESQRFVKARGKNDFLIDDVLELGSGGIRVGLDLGGGSGSFAARMAERNVTVITSTLNVDAPFSEFIAARGLFPLYLSLDHRFPFYDNVFDLVHAASSLDVGGKPEKLEFLMFDIDRILRPDGLFWLDNFYCTSDEKKRELTRLIEKFGYKKLKWVVGEKIDSLGSGKSEVVLSAVLQKPVRV; the protein is encoded by the coding sequence ATGGGTTCTGTTTCTCTGAAGATAGGCGATGGAACTGCGAGATTCCAGAGTGCCACTGTGTGTTCTTCAGCTGTCAACATCCTCATGATATTCTCCGTTATCACCACCAACCTCTTCGCCCTCTACGCTTTCACCGCTTCCAACAAACACCACCAAAGCCAGCACCTTCTCCTCCAGCATGCTCACAAGAACTTCTCCCTCATCTCCGAGCAGGTCCAGCTCATACTCAACGAGATCGATTCCTCTCAGAAGAAGCTTGCCCAGATGGAGAAACAGCTTCTCGGTTACGATACCATCGATCTTTCAAGGCCCAACATTGCACCCGAGCTCAAACTCTTTCTCCAGCAACACCAGCTCCCTCTCGGCAAAGATTCCAAGACTGGAATCACTGAGATGGTGCCATCTGTTGGCCATTCCTGCGAGAAATCCTCCGACTTGTTGTCTCAGTACATGACTTACAAGGTTTATGGAAGCTGCCAAGATGATTGGATTTTGGCGCAGAAGCTTATCTTGCGTGCCTGTGAGCCTTTGCCTCGAAGAAGGTGTTTTGCTAAGGTCGTTTCCAAGGTCGGCCTTTATCCTTTTCCTGATTCACTTTGGAAACCTGTTGCTAATAAAACTGTTAACTGGAGTGGTCTTAGTTGTAAGAATTTCCAGTGTTTGAATGGGAAGAAGTTGAATAGAGAGTGTATTGGCTGTTTTGATTTGCTTAATGGTTATGAGAGTCAGAGGTTTGTTAAGGCTAGGGGTAAGAATGACTTTCTCATTGATGATGTGTTGGAACTGGGAAGTGGTGGAATCAGAGTTGGGCTTGATCTTGGAGGTGGCTCTGGCTCCTTTGCTGCTAGAATGGCCGAAAGGAATGTAACTGTGATTACTAGTACTCTGAATGTTGATGCCCCTTTCAGCGAATTCATTGCGGCAAGGGGATTATTCCCTCTTTACTTGAGCTTAGATCATAGGTTCCCGTTCTATGATAATGTGTTTGACTTGGTCCATGCTGCAAGCTCCTTGGATGTTGGTGGGAAACCAGAGAAGTTAGAGTTTTTGATGTTCGACATTGATCGCATTTTGCGCCCAGATGGCTTGTTTTGGCTGGACAACTTCTATTGCACAAGCGATGAGAAGAAGAGAGAACTGACTCGGTTGATCGAAAAGTTTGGATATAAAAAGTTGAAATGGGTTGTGGGAGAGAAAATTGATAGTCTTGGATCAGGCAAGTCTGAAGTTGTCTTATCTGCTGTTCTTCAGAAGCCAGTAAGGGTGTAA